Within Oncorhynchus keta strain PuntledgeMale-10-30-2019 chromosome 30, Oket_V2, whole genome shotgun sequence, the genomic segment cagacctcctATCCCTCCAGACCCCCTATCCCTCCAGACTTCCTATCCACCAGACCCCCCATCCATCCAGACCTcctatccctccagacctcctatccctccagacctctatccctccagacctcctATCCTTCCAGACCTCCTATCCCTCCAGACCCCCTATCCCTCCAGACCCCTATCCCTCCAGACCCCTATCCCTCCAGACCCCCTATCCCTTCAGACCTcctatccctccagacctcctatccctccagacacactatccctccagacctcctatccctctatccctccagacctcctATCCCTCCAGTCCTCCTATCCCTCCAGTCCTCCTATCCTTCCAGACCCcctatccctccagacctcctatccctccagacctcctatccctccagaccccctatccctccagaccccctatccctccagacctcctatccctcctatccctccagaccccctatccctccagacctcctatccctccagacctcctatccctccagacctcctatccttccagacctcctatccctccagacctcctatcacctcctatccctccagaccccctcctatccccctctatccctccagacacactatccctccagacctcctatccctccagacacactcctcctcctatccctccaGTCCTCCTATCCTTCCAGACCCcctatccctccagacctcctatccctccagacctcctatccctccagacctcctatccctcctatccctccagaccccctatccctccagacctcctatccctccagacctcctATCCCTCCAGACCCCCTATCCCTTCAGACCTCCTATCCCTCCAGACACActatccctccagacctcctatccctctatccctccagaccttctatccctccagacctcctatccctccagacctcctatccctccagtcctcctatccctccagacctcctatccctccagacctcctATCCCTCCAGACACACTATCCCTCCAGACttcctatccctctatccctccagacCCCCTATCCCTTTATCTCTCCAGACACGCTATCCCTCCAGACCCcctatccctccagacctcctatccctctatccctccaaaCCTCCTAACCACATAGAGCCTGTAGATGAATGTCTGTAGCTGAAAATCCAGAAGCATTAGGCTAATGCTAGAAGCAGTAATGGACTCATATCCGGCATGAACATGCAGACACAGCACACATCACATTGGTTAAGATGTTTAACATGGCCacttactctgtgtgtgtgtgtatgtgtgtatctttacaggagaagaggaagaggcagaCAGAGATTGAGAACAAGAGGAGACAGCTGGAAGATGACAGAAGACAGCTTCAACACCtaaaggtacacacacacgcacacgcacacacacacatgcacacgcacgcacgcacacacacacacgcacacacacacacacacacacacacacacacacacacacacacacacacacacacacacacacacacacacacacacacacacacacacacacacacacacacacacacacacacacacacacacacacgcacacacacacacacaagcctttGTGTCTCTGTTTAGTACCAGATAGAAACACACTTGGCTGTCACTGTTAACACAAGCTAGGAGATAAAGCCTGCTTCGATGCACACTACATAGCCTCCCTGTTATCTCCCCTCTAGCTGACTTGACCAAAGCTAAAATAGCCCTTTGATAACCCTTCACACACTGACTGAAGCACCAGCCTCTGATAAAGTAGTGTGTGTTAGAACACCACCAATGACCTTGTGTGCTCCCattcctgtcttctctgtgtgtggcTAAAAcggggtacagtatgtgtgtgagagtggtTTCCTGCTCAGAGGGAGTGGGTCACAaatctgtttcctctgaccaaCCCTCTATGGATTGTctctagacacacacacgtacacacaccgtcacacacacacacacacacacaatgagttCTACAGCGGCTGTTTCTAATTAGGTGTCTTTTGTGATGATGTAATGCAGCCTGGAGATTTTGTGATGTAACCATGGAGACGTGCACACGTATGGTAGAGAAGTAAAAGTTTGAGAGTagagtaaggtgtgtgtgtgtgtgtgttccttccatTGTCAGTAGTGTAAGTATTTTTTACACCAGAACAATGAACAGCGTGCTGAGCTGGGGAGGGGTGTGTATATCCAATTATGGCGGTGGGGGGAAGGGGAGACACTGCTGATAGCTGCTTTACTGGGGGTAAATATACTTACTTGGTCTGatgtgtggttgtcccacctagctatcttaagatgaatgcactaactgtaagtcactctggataagagagtctgctaaatgactcaaatgtaaatgtaaaatggagggagagagagaaatattgaagagagagggaggattgtTATGCAGCATTATGGGAAACGTATATACATATTTGcttaatggagagagagagagatagaaaaagagcgtgatggatgagagacagtgaagtagagagagagagagagagagagagagagagagagagagagagagagagagagagagagagagagagagagagagagagagcgtgatggatgagagacagtgatggatgagagacagtgaagtagagagagaagagagagagagagagtgatggatgagagacagtgaagagagagagagagagagagagagagagagagagagagagagagagagagagagagagagagagagagagagagagagagagagagcgtgatggatgagagacagtgaagtagagagagatggatgagagacagtgaagtagagagagagagaggagaggggaggggagagcgagagagagagacagagagagagagagacagagagagagagagagagagagtgatggatgagagacagtgaagtagagagagagagagggaggggtggatggatggatgaggaaAAGGGGAGTGTTGTTTGTATATTCTTCATCATATGGTTGGAATGCACATAAAACTGACAGGAGAATGCTGGGGAGAGAAGGCCTACTCCTTTATCCTGGAGCTGGTCTAGCTGACAGGAGAATGCTGGGGAGAGAAGGCCTACTCCTTTATCCTGGAGTTGGTCTAGCTGacagaagaatgctggggagagAAGGCCTACTCCTTTATCCTGCAGCTGGTCTAGCTGACAGGAGAATGCTGGGGAGAGAAGGCCTACTCCTTTATCCTGGAGCTGGTCTAGCTGacagaagaatgctggggagagAAGGCCTACTCCTTTTTCCTGGAGCTGGTCTAGCTGACAGGAGAATGCTGGGGAGAGAAGGCCTACTCCTTTTTCCTGGAGCTGGTCTAGCTGacagaagaatgctggggagagAAGGCCTACTCCTTTTTCCTGGAGCTGGTCTACGTAGCTGACAGTATCGCTGCCTGAAATATACACTTAGAAAAAATGGttcagaaccctttttggttccaggtagaactatttagggttccatgtagaatcctctGTGGAAAGTGTTCTACATGGTACCGAAAGGGTTCTACCTAtaatcaaaaagggttcttcaaagtgtACTCCTATGGGGACAGGCGGAGAACCCTCATTGGTTCTAGATGGCACCTTATTTTTCTAAGAGAGTACATACCCTAAATACCTTCCTCTGTGAGCATGGAATTGAACCTATATTTCCTACTGTCTCTCTACCCTCACTCTATGCCCTTGCTCATTCTattctacctgtgtgtgtgtgtgtgtgtgtgtgtgtgtgtgtgtgtgtgtgtgtgtgtgtgtgtgtgtgtgtgtgtgtgtagtcgaaGGCTCTGAGAGAGCGCTGGTTGTTGGATGGGGCTCCAGAGGAAGATGAGACTCAGAGACGTATTCAGGAGGACGAAGAGAGGACTAAGGCACTAGAGAAGAGCATCCTctggttagtacacacacatacatacacacacacacacacacgccgttGCCGGTCGTTGTTGTCGATAAAGCAAAGTAACTCTTTACTTTCTCTTTAATACTCTTTCTCCACACACTCCATTCATGTttaattaatgtgtgtgtgtgcgtgtgcgtgtgtgcgtgtgcgtgtgtgcgtgcgtgtgtgcgtgcgtgtgtgcgcgtgtgtatgtgtgtgcgtgcgtgtgtgtgtgcgtgcgtgtgtgtgtgcgtgcgtgtgtctgtgtcagcCTGGAGCAGGAGATTGAGGAGCTGGAGAATCCGGTCGTGACcaaagagaacagaggaggtcAGTTCTACTGTTAATAAACTTCATTATTGATCATTATCTGATCATTATTTTCCATGTGGTATTGCATTGTTTCCATTTGTTGAAATTACCCAAAATTTACCAACATTTACTGATTATATGATGCAAACTATTTATATATGATGGGACTTTATTCACATAAAAACAGTTGGATGGAAACCGGGCTAGATTTTTGTTCATGTCGAGCCTAACCagctcccccctctcactctcatctttctctccacttctctatttcccccctctctcctctcctctttctctccacctctctatttccccctctcctctcctctttctctttctctcccccctcctctctctctttctctcttctctctccaactctatttccccctctcactcccctcttCTCACCACctccccccctctttctcacctctccaactctctatttcccccctctctcctctcctctttctctccaactctctatttcccccctctcctctcctctttctctccacctctctatttcccccctctctcctctcctctttctctccccctttctatttcccccctctcactctcctctttctctccaactctctatttcccccctctaactctcctctttttctccacctctctatttccccctctcactctcctctttctcaccacctctctttttcccccctctctcctctcctctttctctccacctctctatttctcccctctctcctctcctctttctctccacctctctatttcccccctctctcctctcctctttctctcccctctctatttcccccctctcactctcctctttctctccacctctctatttcccccctctcactctcctctttctcaccacctctctatttcccccctctctcctctcctctttctctccacctctctatttctcccctctctcctctcctctttctcaccacctctctatttcccccctctctcctctcctctttctctccacctctctatttcccccctctctcctctcctctttctctccccctctctatttcccccatctctcctctcccttctcttcccctctctatttcccgcctctctcctctcctctttctctccccctctctatttcccccatctctcctctcccttctctccccagcTGTAAATGGAGTATCACAGAACCAGAGTCCTAGAAGAGAACTAACAGGAGTAGAAGCCAAGCTGTTGGGTCCCAGTCCAGACCAGGCCAGTGCTGAGAACCCTGTTACCCTGGTCTTCATGGGCTATACAGCTCTGGAGGGTGAGACAgcaggggaggtgggggaggcagggggaacagagggtggAGACGGCTCAGTCAAGGCGGAGTTTGTGATGCTACCAGACGGGGAGGTGAAGGGggtaagagagggggagacagagacccAGGCAGCAGCCAATGGGAGTACGGGTgagaagggggaggcaggggggggaaatgggggaggaggggaggaggaggagaaggagaagaaacaGAGTTGCAAGTGTTGC encodes:
- the LOC127913775 gene encoding paralemmin-1-like, which gives rise to MREIPKERDAIGDKLKDSAIGMAEVSQQERIQAIAEKRKRQTEIENKRRQLEDDRRQLQHLKSKALRERWLLDGAPEEDETQRRIQEDEERTKALEKSILCLEQEIEELENPVVTKENRGAVNGVSQNQSPRRELTGVEAKLLGPSPDQASAENPVTLVFMGYTALEGETAGEVGEAGGTEGGDGSVKAEFVMLPDGEVKGRKRDLSAYVCMRV